One genomic region from Doryrhamphus excisus isolate RoL2022-K1 chromosome 14, RoL_Dexc_1.0, whole genome shotgun sequence encodes:
- the LOC131101573 gene encoding cortexin-2-like, which produces MFACPPAFQKRPGMAEHVHGSTVSSDVHSSSVLEPEQRAALVFVLVLLVFLGLLMVRCFRILLDPYRSMPSSTWTDYTEKYTFDYRIS; this is translated from the coding sequence ATGTTCGCGTGTCCTCCCGCCTTCCAGAAGCGTCCCGGCATGGCCGAGCACGTCCACGGGAGCACCGTGTCCTCGGATGTCCACTCCTCCTCCGTCCTCGAGCCGGAGCAGAGGGCAGCCTTGGTCTTCGTCCTGGTCCTCCTGGTCTTCCTGGGCCTGCTGATGGTGCGCTGCTTCCGCATCCTCCTGGACCCGTACCGCAGCATGCCGTCCTCCACCTGGACCGACTACACCGAGAAGTACACCTTCGACTACCGGATCTCCTGA
- the LOC131101556 gene encoding semaphorin-6D-like yields MRKERDAHYELLTPPLLSRKMAGGLPSWMLTLLLLPTWESASVSTFPRDLEPISVVDRDQSRHYARFQGLPQDNDTRLDFQRMLRVNHMLFITARDHVFAVNLTTAAEAFVPQLTLAWRSKDVSKCTVRGKNSDECYNYMKVLVVRDDETLFACGTNAFNPTCRNYKMATLEQVGSDVVGQARCPFESGQSNVGLFAGGDFYSATMTDFLASDAVIYRSLGDGRPVLRTVKYDSKWLREPHFLHAIDYGSYVYFFLSEIAVEYTALGKVVFSRVARVCKNDNGGSPRVLDKYWTSFLKARLNCSVPGDSFFYFDVLQSLTNVLQINGRPAVVGVFTTQANSIPGSAVCAFYMDDVEKVFDGRFKEQRNSDSSWTTVPDEQVPRPRPGLCAGEGPLADYKSSVQFPDETLTFIKSHPLMDEAVPSVNHRPSFTRTSSGSKLTQIVVDPTAGPYKDRTVMFLGSDDGRVLKVLAGMLPNDTFGSKLLEDIDAYDPSRCGLQGRGDRRVLGLELDKDHHALFVAFPNCVIRVPLSRCSRHGACKKACLTSRDPYCIWLRTGRCTNMAPGFKAGFDQDIEGDHLTATACHADILDASSDRESPADSAYGIQRLPDVDQRSAAHVHYTLLLACVLLAFFLGAILSAFLASCYCGRSSTRHDGKLSKDPEAALPRAMSLRSLAKLSGLLDGQPKEEKTDVSVCPKMYTSFIPNGGIEPHLIPAANQNLPLSQGLRHRTGTEVRGSLTDVPPQEDVELSSLATPEPSPEFLKQTGEVGQHRPYEMASDAAKAVTGKSPPTLLLCHHGNSQSKDGKAWSDEQVIGDVHHCHKSCPPAPVDVSALDELLKHIHEVSASGSGGIKVLTSSSSSMGHHHPHGFNHSHRQGNQHHDGGQHQHQRIPETESTSYYGASTPLWDGLSKRLDTPTRNSASSSSRFLEMPGHLQRHALVKMASGVPRHHSFNQRGAPSFLARMNTNSSSNGPPVANACLTRQHSYSEGPHAQRAAIVRRTVSLKPKVPPKPLFLPNVATSPLSEAPRSNY; encoded by the exons ATGAGGAAGGAAC GCGACGCCCACTATGAACTGCTGACCCCGCCCCTCCTCTCCCGCAAAATGGCCGGCGGGCTGCCATCATGGATGCTGACATTGCTCCTGCTCCCTACCTGGGAGTCCGCCTCCGTCTCGACCTTCCCGCGGGACCTGGAGCCAATCAGCGTCGTGGACCGGGACC AGTCGCGCCACTATGCCAGATTCCAAGGACTCCCGCAGGACAACGACACCCGTCTGGACTTTCAGAGGATGCTCCGCGTCAACCACATGCTCTTCATCACCGCCAG GGATCACGTGTTTGCAGTCAACCTCACGACGGCAGCGGAGGCGTTTGTCCCTCAGCTG acGCTGGCGTGGCGCTCCAAAGACGTGAGCAAGTGTACGGTCCGAGGAAAGAACAGC GACGAATGTTACAACTACATGAAAGTTTTGGTGGTGCGAGACGACGAGACGCTGTTTGCCTGCGGGACCAACGCCTTCAACCCCACCTGCCGGAACTACAAG ATGGCGACGCTGGAGCAGGTGGGGTCGGACGTGGTGGGCCAGGCTCGTTGTCCTTTCGAGTCGGGTCAGTCCAACGTGGGATTGTTTGCCG GCGGAGACTTCTATTCGGCGACCATGACCGACTTCCTGGCCAGTGATGCCGTCATCTACCGGAGCCTCGGGGATGGGCGGCCTGTCCTCAGGACTGTCAAGTACGACTCCAAGTGGCTCCGAG AGCCGCACTTCCTGCATGCCATCGACTACGGCAGCTACGTCTACTTCTTCCTGAGCGAGATAGCCGTGGAGTACACCGCCCTGGGGAAG GTTGTGTTTTCTCGGGTGGCGCGAGTGTGTAAGAACGATAATGGCGGCTCTCCGAGAGTTCTGGACAAGTACTGGACTTCCTTTCTCAAG GCCCGTCTCAACTGTTCGGTTCCGGGGGATTCTTTCTTCTACTTCGACGTGCTGCAGTCGCTCACCAACGTGCTTCAGATCAACGGCAGGCCTGCTGTGGTCGGCGTGTTCACCACGCAGGCCAACAG CATCCCTGGCTCTGCGGTTTGCGCGTTCTACATGGATGATGTCGAGAAGGTGTTCGACGGGAGGTTTAAGGAGCAGCGGAACAGCGACTCGTCGTGGACTACGGTGCCAGATGAGCAGGTTCCCAGGCCCAG ACCCGGTCTGTGCGCCGGCGAGGGCCCGTTGGCCGACTACAAGTCTTCTGTTCAATTCCCGGATGAAACGTTGACTTTTATCAAGTCGCACCCTCTGATGGATGAAGCCGTTCCCTCCGTCAACCATCGGCCATCTTTCACCCGGACGTCCAGCGG GTCCAAGCTGACCCAGATTGTGGTGGACCCCACGGCCGGCCCCTACAAGGATCGGACCGTTATGTTCCTGGGGTCCGATGACGGGAGAGTCCTGAAGGTTTTGGCCGGCATGCTTCCCAATGACACCTTCGGCTCCAAACTTCTGGAGGACATAGACGCCTACGACCCGTCCAG GTGTGGCCTTCAGGGCCGAGGGGACAGGAGGGTTCTGGGCCTGGAGCTGGACAAGGACCATCACGCCTTGTTTGTGGCCTTCCCCAACTGCGTCATCCGAGTGCCGCTCAGCCGCTGCAGCCGACACGGAGCGTGCAAGAA GGCGTGTCTGACCTCCCGTGACCCCTACTGCATCTGGTTGCGCACGGGGCGGTGCACGAACATGGCACCCGGTTTCAA GGCGGGGTTTGACCAAGACATTGAGGGTGACCACTTGACCGCGACCGCCTGCCACG ctgaCATCTTGGACGCCTCAAGTGACCGGGAGTCGCCCGCCGACTCAGCATACG GCATCCAGCGTCTTCCCGACGTGGACCAGCGCTCAGCCGCTCACGTGCATTACACGCTACTGCTTGCCTGCGTGCTACTCGCCTTCTTCCTGGGCGCCATCTTGTCGGCTTTCCTTGCCTCGTGTTACTGTGGCCGCAGCTCCACCCGCCACGATGGGAAGTTGTCCAAAGACCCGGAGGCGGCGCTGCCGCGCGCCATGTCCCTGCGCTCCCTCGCCAAGCTGAGCGGCCTCCTGGATGGGCAGCCCAAG GAAGAAAAAACGGACGTGTCCGTGTGTCCAAAGATGTACACATCTTTCATCCCCAACGGGGGCATCGAACCGCACCTCATCCCTGCCGCAAACCAGAACCTTCCTCTGTCCCAG GGTTTACGGCATAGAACTGGTACCGAAGTCCGGGGGTCTCTAACTGACGTTCCGCCTCAGGAGGATGTCGAGCTGTCGAGTCTTGCCACGCCGGAACCCAGCCCAGAATTCCTAAAGCAGACGGGCGAGGTCGGGCAGCATCGTCCCTATGAGATGGCGTCAGACGCCGCCAAGGCGGTGACGGGAAAGTCTCCACCCACCTTGCTGCTGTGTCACCACGGCAACAGTCAGAGCAAGGATGGCAAGGCTTGGAGTGACGAGCAGGTCATAGGAGACGTCCATCACTGCCACAAGTCTTGCCCCCCAGCACCCGTGGACGTATCGGCGCTGGACGAGCTGCTCAAGCACATCCACGAGGTCAGCGCCTCGGGAAGCGGAGGAATCAAAGTCTTGACGTCGTCATCTTCCTCCATGGggcatcatcatcctcatggCTTCAACCACAGCCATCGCCAAGGCAACCAACACCACGACGGCGGCCAACATCAGCATCAGCGAATCCCAGAGACAGAATCGACTTCCTACTACGGCGCCTCCACGCCCTTGTGGGATGGCCTTTCCAAACGACTGGACACGCCTACTCGAAACTCTGCCTCCTCGTCCTCGCGGTTCTTGGAAATGCCGGGACACTTGCAACGGCACGCCTTGGTCAAGATGGCCAGCGGCGTGCCGCGTCACCACAGCTTCAACCAGCGGGGGGCGCCGTCATTCCTCGCCAGGATGAAcaccaacagcagcagcaacgggCCCCCCGTCGCCAACGCATGTTTGACGCGACAACACAGCTACAGTGAAGGACCGCATGCCCAGCGGGCGGCCATCGTGCGGCGGACGGTGTCTCTGAAACCCAAGGTCCCGCCCAAACCCTTGTTCCTTCCCAACGTGGCCACATCGCCGCTCTCTGAGGCACCCAGGTCCAACTACTGA
- the LOC131101569 gene encoding zinc finger protein 771-like, giving the protein MTKVEMLRLLINQRLAEVADEIFGVFGRTIAEFEEELCRSRREIERQRRLLDFSCKTTSSAAPSEPQDWTSGVDPEERVPPPIKEEEDEDQQDDTPPGSEPGGVFSFPSGDLVEWPDGVHGQDTDNSDPQPGTSVQYTCADPVPPPPNEEHSYICSICGRAFARRGPWSKHMRDHAKRDMNKADKSYICTICGKRLTRFDGYRKHLRVHTGERPYSCAACGRRFSDNSNYRRHARTCVQLSQGTAHT; this is encoded by the exons ATGACCAAAGTTGAGATGCTGCGCCTGCTAATCAACCAGCGGCTCGCCGAGGTCGCAGACGAGATCTTCGGCGTGTTTGGCAGAACTATCGCGGAGTTCGAGGAGGAACTGTGCCGCTCCAGGCGGGAGATCGAACGTCAGCGGCGGTTGCTGGATTTCTCCTGCAAAACGACCAGCAGCGCAG CGCCCAGTGAGCCGCAGGATTGGACGTCCGGTGTGGACCCGGAAGAACGCGTGCCCCCTCCCatcaaagaggaagaggatgaggacCAGCAAGATGACACGCCTCCAGGTTCCGAGCCCGGTGGCGTGTTCTCATTCCCGAGCGGTGACTTGGTGGAGTGGCCCGATGGCGTCCACGGCCAGGACACGGACAACTCCGACCCTCAGCCGGGAACCTCGGTGCAGTACACCTGCGCGGATCCGGTTCCGCCACCGCCCAATGAGGAGCACTCGTACATCTGCAGCATCTGTGGACGGGCCTTTGCCCGGCGAGGGCCGTGGTCTAAACACATGCGGGACCACGCCAAGCGGGACATGAACAAAGCGGACAAGTCGTACATTTGCACCATCTGCGGGAAGAGGCTGACCCGCTTCGACGGCTACCGGAAACATCTGCGTGTGCACACGGGGGAGCGACCATACAGCTGCGCTGCCTGCGGACGCCGCTTCAGCGACAACTCCAACTACAGGCGACACGCTCGAACCTGTGTTCAACTTTCACAAGGCACGGCCCACACGTGA
- the LOC131101562 gene encoding major histocompatibility complex class I-related gene protein-like: protein MEKVTFFLLLCCHVVSPVTHSLWHVYTVTTGIANLPDMVAVVVVDGITTDHYDSLTKTAVPREAWMNRITQLDPDYWKTQTSFWEGQDHFGKINIDILGKRFNRTQGVHVFQVLHGCEYDDQTRTFRGFNYHSYDGDDTLFLDMNERRWISLKPQMDVTQRKWNDNTGWMEFMEHRLLDDCPRRLNNTLECGKSVLQRIERPMVSLLQTRPSAVVTCHATGFYPDIADMFWSRDGKQIYELVEHGELLPNHDHTFQLSVTLEVNTLPPHDWHRYACVFRLSGLQEDIVVPLNASKIMTNYVKPLNIAIPVATLVAAIIVATAAAIGIYICKKKRAHKTQGGSDEDVQQMETLQGCRP from the exons ATGGAGAAAGTGacattctttcttcttctttgctgtCATGTCGTATCTCCCG TGACGCACTCCTTGTGGCATGTGTACACGGTGACCACCGGCATCGCCAACCTTCCCGACATGGTGGCGGTGGTGGTCGTTGACGGGATCACCACGGATCACTACGACAGCCTCACCAAGACGGCCGTGCCCAGAGAAGCTTGGATGAACCGCATCACCCAGTTGGACCCCGATTACTGGAAGACGCAAACATCCTTCTGGGAAGGCCAAGACCACTTTGGGAAAATCAACATTGACATTCTTGGGAAACGCTTCAACCGCACTCAAG GCGTGCATGTGTTCCAGGTGTTGCACGGCTGCGAGTACGACGACCAGACGCGCACCTTCAGAGGTTTCAATTATCACAGTTACGACGGAGACGACACGTTGTTCCTGGACATGAACGAGCGGCGTTGGATCTCCTTGAAGCCTCAGATGGACGTCACCCAGAGGAAGTGGAACGACAACACGGGTTGGATGGAGTTCATGGAGCACCGCCTGCTGGACGACTGTCCTCGACGCCTCAACAACACGCTGGAATGCGGAAAAAGTGTCCTGCAGAGAATCG AGCGCCCCATGGTGTCCCTGCTGCAGACCAGGCCTTCGGCAGTGGTCACGTGCCACGCCACCGGATTCTACCCCGACATAGCTGACATGTTCTGGAGCAGAGACGGGAAGCAGATTTACGAGCTCGTGGAGCACGGCGAGCTCCTCCCCAACCACGACCACACCTTCCAGCTCAGCGTGACCTTGGAGGTGAACACGCTGCCGCCCCACGACTGGCACAGATACGCCTGCGTCTTCCGGCTGTCCGGGCTCCAGGAGGACATCGTCGTCCCGTTGAACGCGTCCAAGATCATGACCAACTACG TGAAGCCTCTCAACATCGCCATCCCCGTGGCCACGCTCGTCGCCGCCATCATCGTGGCAACAGCGGCGGCCATCGGCATCTACATTTGTAAGAAGAAACGAG CTCACAAGACCCAAGGTG GAAGTGACGAGGACGTCCAACAGATGGAGACGCTGCAAGGATGCAGACCCTGA